A genomic segment from Desulfurobacterium pacificum encodes:
- a CDS encoding DUF3343 domain-containing protein, whose amino-acid sequence MALGEKLFFILTGIRLHGKEFWLRVTGKFNTYDYCLAFPTIPEGLRAEKYLKGLNAISIPIPNEIFEGCGVGILVTENDLDKLMERFEKEGIHISGIFKREGKTFKEVKR is encoded by the coding sequence ATGGCTTTAGGCGAAAAGCTATTTTTCATTTTGACAGGAATCAGACTTCACGGTAAAGAATTTTGGTTAAGAGTAACAGGAAAGTTCAATACATACGATTACTGCCTTGCTTTTCCCACAATACCGGAAGGTCTGAGAGCTGAGAAATACTTGAAAGGATTAAATGCAATTTCTATTCCCATACCTAATGAAATCTTTGAAGGATGCGGTGTAGGAATTTTGGTAACGGAAAACGACTTAGACAAACTAATGGAACGTTTTGAAAAGGAGGGAATCCACATATCCGGAATATTTAAAAGAGAAGGAAAAACGTTCAAAGAGGTGAAAAGGTGA
- a CDS encoding NAD(P)H-dependent glycerol-3-phosphate dehydrogenase, giving the protein MKIAILGSGSWGTALTIHFGRNGFEVIQWCREKEIADSINRERKNPLYLPSILYPETVKATISVKEAVENAQFVFSVIPVQFTGSLWKENKEVLKDKTLICASKGIEISSLKTLSEVYKEIFGTINNYYVLSGPTFAEEIAKGLPAAAVVAGKDRSETLKLVKTLSTVTFRLYASTDIKGVELGGALKNVVAIATGISDGMGLGNNARAAIITRGLHEIKKLGKLLGAKEETFYGLSGLGDLVLTCTGDLSRNRQFGLAIGRGEGKVDEKFVVEGVHTVEAVYRLAKELNVEMPIVNAVYKIVHERQSPQEVMKELLSRPVKEETT; this is encoded by the coding sequence GTGAAAATAGCAATACTTGGTTCAGGAAGCTGGGGAACAGCCCTCACAATCCATTTTGGAAGAAACGGCTTTGAAGTAATTCAGTGGTGCAGAGAGAAAGAAATTGCAGATTCTATAAATAGAGAAAGAAAAAATCCCCTCTACCTCCCTTCCATCCTCTACCCCGAAACCGTCAAAGCCACAATTTCCGTTAAAGAAGCAGTAGAAAACGCTCAATTCGTTTTTTCCGTCATTCCCGTTCAGTTCACCGGTTCACTCTGGAAAGAAAACAAAGAAGTCCTAAAAGACAAAACGCTTATCTGTGCAAGCAAGGGAATAGAAATCTCTTCACTCAAAACCCTTTCTGAAGTTTACAAAGAAATCTTTGGAACGATAAACAACTACTACGTCCTGTCTGGTCCTACCTTCGCAGAAGAGATAGCAAAAGGGCTACCCGCTGCCGCCGTAGTAGCAGGTAAAGATAGAAGTGAAACGCTCAAATTAGTCAAGACCCTCTCAACAGTTACATTCAGGCTCTACGCTTCAACAGACATAAAAGGTGTAGAGTTAGGCGGCGCTCTAAAGAACGTAGTAGCAATAGCAACCGGAATCTCCGACGGCATGGGGCTTGGGAACAACGCAAGAGCTGCAATAATCACAAGAGGACTCCACGAAATCAAAAAGTTAGGAAAACTCTTGGGCGCAAAAGAAGAAACTTTTTACGGACTTTCCGGTTTAGGAGATTTAGTCCTTACCTGCACAGGCGACCTTTCAAGAAACAGGCAGTTTGGACTTGCCATCGGTAGAGGCGAAGGGAAAGTTGACGAAAAGTTTGTCGTTGAAGGCGTTCACACGGTAGAAGCAGTTTACAGGCTCGCCAAAGAATTAAACGTTGAAATGCCCATAGTAAACGCCGTTTATAAAATAGTTCACGAAAGACAATCACCGCAGGAAGTAATGAAAGAACTACTTTCAAGACCTGTAAAAGAAGAAACAACTTAA
- the phoU gene encoding phosphate signaling complex protein PhoU produces the protein MIERYVEDLDELKRSFIEMADMSKKIINEAMESLIERNVEKAELTYQYDRLIDLKELEIEEKCVRILALYSPEATDLRFVVSILKSIVDLERVGDLARDICETAIHLSKYPPLKPYVDLPRMLQIVSEMLKSSVMALLRGDVELAKEVIDKDDIVDSFYERLFEELVEIAEKSPENGAIAVRLILVVKSLERVGDHATNIAEYAIYYKTGDVVKHKKAQEYLKKLKAKESKKEEE, from the coding sequence ATGATAGAGAGATACGTAGAAGATTTAGACGAACTCAAACGCAGCTTTATAGAAATGGCAGATATGTCCAAAAAAATAATAAACGAGGCTATGGAATCGCTCATAGAGAGAAACGTTGAAAAAGCGGAACTCACCTACCAGTACGACAGGCTCATAGACCTGAAAGAGCTTGAAATTGAAGAAAAGTGCGTAAGGATACTTGCCCTCTACTCGCCAGAAGCAACAGACTTAAGATTTGTCGTATCAATACTTAAAAGTATCGTTGACCTTGAAAGAGTTGGTGACTTGGCAAGAGACATTTGCGAAACGGCAATTCACCTTTCAAAGTATCCTCCACTAAAACCTTACGTTGACCTTCCCAGAATGCTCCAGATAGTAAGCGAAATGCTCAAAAGCAGCGTAATGGCACTTTTAAGAGGCGACGTAGAGCTAGCAAAAGAAGTAATAGACAAAGATGACATCGTTGACAGCTTCTACGAACGCCTGTTTGAAGAGTTAGTAGAAATAGCGGAAAAAAGCCCGGAAAACGGCGCAATAGCCGTAAGGTTAATCTTGGTCGTTAAATCCCTTGAAAGGGTGGGCGACCACGCAACAAACATAGCTGAATACGCCATATACTATAAAACAGGTGACGTGGTAAAGCACAAAAAAGCGCAGGAATATCTCAAAAAGCTAAAGGCTAAAGAAAGCAAGAAAGAGGAAGAGTAG
- a CDS encoding metal ABC transporter permease yields the protein MELYNPFTFLSYSFGVNALISALLTGFLCSAIGTFVVLKKMPFIGAGLAHIAFAGVALGILTGKSPLLSALLFTVTSSIILWYLSEKRQIHYDVTVGVLFSASMGLAVVFLSLSQNFGSEALSYLFGSPLLTTKTDILLLLLLSLIVSAFFIYYWREIYLILFSEEIAKASGYRVHFITFWLFFLTAFAVTLSIESVGALLVFSLLIVPPATAHRMARTYNQFFILSVILGVLSAVTGMLISFTINAPPGATITLISTTLFGLTTLFK from the coding sequence TTGGAACTGTACAACCCATTTACCTTTCTAAGCTACTCCTTTGGAGTAAACGCGCTGATTTCGGCGCTCCTTACAGGCTTTTTATGTTCCGCAATCGGAACGTTCGTTGTTCTAAAAAAGATGCCATTCATAGGAGCAGGGCTTGCCCACATAGCCTTTGCCGGCGTAGCACTTGGAATCCTGACGGGAAAATCCCCCCTCCTCTCCGCCCTCCTCTTCACCGTCACCTCATCAATAATCCTCTGGTATTTAAGCGAAAAAAGACAGATTCACTACGACGTAACAGTTGGAGTCCTCTTCTCTGCAAGTATGGGACTGGCAGTAGTTTTCCTTTCCTTATCTCAAAACTTCGGTTCAGAAGCCCTCTCCTACCTCTTCGGCAGCCCTCTGTTAACTACAAAAACAGACATACTATTACTCCTGCTTCTTTCTTTAATAGTTTCAGCATTCTTCATCTATTACTGGCGGGAAATTTATCTGATACTTTTCAGCGAAGAAATTGCAAAAGCTTCTGGATACAGAGTCCACTTTATAACCTTCTGGCTCTTCTTTTTAACAGCATTTGCCGTCACTCTATCAATAGAATCGGTCGGTGCACTGCTCGTTTTTTCTCTTCTCATAGTTCCGCCAGCAACAGCACACAGAATGGCAAGAACTTACAATCAGTTTTTCATTCTATCAGTAATACTTGGCGTCCTATCCGCAGTTACAGGAATGCTTATATCCTTTACGATAAACGCACCGCCGGGAGCAACGATTACTTTAATTTCAACCACCCTATTCGGACTTACAACGCTTTTCAAGTAA
- a CDS encoding DUF72 domain-containing protein: protein MIIVGTSGFFYRSWKGVFYPSDVSPSKWLGIYAAKLNGLEINSTFYRLPVRSSIRGYKKFADRLTFVFKLYRGITHYRELKDEYVSAFLKIKEILGDSLYCLLAQFPASFRPSERAMDFILSVKEAFSEVGVVFELRAPQWEVHREWLKENGFVVCRIDSPPYRKWWQGGIFSQKTAYFRFHGRRRLYSDSYTDEELESFADEISTVNSEDVLCFFNNTTKGMGALNAVKLRELLEKRCKSE from the coding sequence GTGATAATCGTTGGAACGAGTGGATTTTTCTATCGTAGCTGGAAAGGTGTTTTTTATCCGTCTGATGTTTCTCCTTCAAAGTGGTTGGGAATTTATGCTGCTAAACTGAACGGTCTTGAAATTAATTCCACCTTTTATAGGCTTCCTGTTAGGTCTAGCATAAGGGGTTATAAGAAGTTTGCCGATAGGTTGACGTTTGTGTTTAAGCTTTACAGGGGGATAACCCACTATAGAGAACTGAAAGACGAATACGTGTCGGCTTTTCTGAAGATAAAAGAAATTTTAGGGGATTCTCTTTATTGTCTGCTGGCTCAGTTTCCTGCTTCGTTCAGACCTTCTGAAAGGGCGATGGATTTTATTTTAAGCGTAAAAGAGGCTTTTTCTGAAGTTGGGGTTGTTTTTGAGCTAAGGGCGCCTCAGTGGGAGGTGCATAGAGAGTGGCTGAAAGAAAACGGGTTTGTGGTTTGCAGGATAGATTCGCCGCCTTATAGAAAGTGGTGGCAGGGGGGGATTTTTTCGCAAAAAACGGCTTACTTTAGGTTTCACGGCAGAAGGAGGCTTTACAGTGACAGCTATACAGATGAGGAGCTTGAATCTTTTGCTGATGAGATTTCTACTGTTAATTCTGAAGATGTTTTATGTTTTTTTAATAACACAACGAAAGGAATGGGAGCGCTTAACGCCGTTAAGTTGAGGGAGTTACTTGAAAAGCGTTGTAAGTCCGAATAG
- a CDS encoding flavodoxin family protein has product MKVLGINGSHRKGSTLLLLEEAMRELEGFDTEIISLCDYEIAYCKVCNACKKNGGICVVKDGYQKIAEKMKEADAIIVGSPVYFGSITGMLKSLFDRSRTLRVNWDLKDKVCAAIAVGATKHGGQEHTLQAIHAWALIHGMILVADSSPTAHFGGVAVAKQVDGKFEIDDWGIETARSVGRRVREVLNLIKR; this is encoded by the coding sequence ATGAAAGTTTTGGGAATAAACGGCTCTCACAGGAAAGGTTCTACGCTTCTTTTGCTGGAAGAGGCGATGAGGGAGCTTGAGGGTTTTGATACGGAGATAATTTCCCTTTGCGATTATGAAATTGCCTACTGTAAAGTCTGCAACGCCTGTAAGAAGAACGGCGGTATCTGTGTAGTAAAAGACGGCTATCAGAAAATTGCTGAAAAGATGAAGGAAGCTGATGCAATAATAGTGGGTTCTCCTGTTTATTTTGGTTCTATAACGGGAATGCTAAAGAGCCTTTTTGATAGGTCAAGGACTTTGAGGGTTAACTGGGATTTAAAGGATAAGGTATGTGCTGCCATTGCTGTTGGTGCTACAAAGCATGGTGGCCAAGAGCATACATTGCAGGCTATTCATGCTTGGGCTTTGATTCATGGAATGATTTTGGTTGCTGATTCTTCTCCTACTGCTCACTTTGGCGGTGTTGCTGTTGCCAAACAGGTTGACGGAAAGTTTGAAATTGATGATTGGGGTATTGAGACTGCAAGAAGCGTGGGCAGAAGGGTTAGAGAAGTGCTTAACCTTATTAAGCGGTAA
- a CDS encoding fumarylacetoacetate hydrolase family protein: MKIGRFKYGERTIFGMVRGKEVVVLKEKRIQELMENPTPTDEVVEFKNLKFLSPTRPTKIVAVGLNYKAHAEEMGKPLPEEPLLFMKPSTAVIANKMKIILPEMSQRVDYEGELAIVIGRRCKNVSPEEAKDYILGYSCFNDVTARDLQQKDVQYTRAKSFDTFAPYGPWISTSIDPMNLKITTRVNGEVKQEGSTSDMIFSPFELVSFISKVMTLLPGDVIATGTPPGVGPLKEGDRVEIEIEGIGTLINYVVKEQGGAQ; encoded by the coding sequence GTGAAAATAGGACGTTTTAAGTACGGGGAGAGAACAATTTTTGGAATGGTAAGGGGGAAGGAAGTTGTTGTTTTAAAAGAAAAACGAATCCAGGAGCTTATGGAAAATCCCACCCCCACCGACGAAGTCGTTGAATTTAAAAATTTAAAATTCCTCTCTCCCACAAGACCAACAAAAATTGTTGCAGTAGGCTTAAACTACAAAGCCCACGCTGAGGAGATGGGTAAACCTCTGCCGGAAGAACCACTACTCTTCATGAAGCCTTCTACGGCTGTAATAGCAAATAAGATGAAAATTATTCTGCCGGAAATGTCTCAAAGGGTAGATTACGAGGGTGAGCTTGCAATAGTTATAGGCAGGCGTTGTAAAAACGTTTCTCCAGAAGAAGCGAAAGATTACATTTTAGGTTACTCCTGCTTTAATGACGTTACGGCAAGAGACCTTCAGCAAAAGGACGTTCAATACACAAGGGCTAAATCCTTTGATACTTTTGCACCCTATGGACCTTGGATTTCTACGTCTATTGACCCGATGAACTTGAAAATAACGACAAGGGTAAACGGCGAAGTTAAGCAAGAAGGTAGCACTTCTGACATGATATTCTCTCCGTTTGAGCTTGTGTCTTTTATATCCAAAGTGATGACGCTTCTGCCGGGCGACGTTATTGCCACCGGAACTCCCCCGGGCGTTGGACCTTTGAAGGAAGGCGACAGAGTGGAAATTGAAATTGAAGGTATTGGAACGCTTATCAATTACGTTGTTAAGGAACAGGGAGGAGCACAATGA
- the ndk gene encoding nucleoside-diphosphate kinase: MAVERTLVIVKPDAVKKNAVGDIIRILQENDLKLLALKMVHLSKEQAKKFYIVHKDRPFYDELTDFMSSGPCVPMVFEGENAIARVREIIGATDPAKAAEGTIRKKYGTDVGRNAVHASDSPESAAYEIPFFFNQLEIHE, translated from the coding sequence ATGGCTGTAGAAAGAACGCTTGTTATAGTAAAGCCTGATGCAGTTAAGAAGAACGCAGTAGGTGATATTATCAGAATTCTTCAGGAAAACGACTTAAAACTCTTGGCTTTGAAGATGGTTCACCTTTCTAAAGAGCAGGCTAAAAAGTTTTACATAGTTCATAAAGATAGACCTTTCTACGATGAACTTACCGATTTCATGTCTTCCGGGCCTTGCGTTCCTATGGTATTTGAAGGAGAGAACGCTATTGCAAGGGTTAGAGAGATAATCGGAGCAACAGACCCGGCAAAAGCTGCAGAGGGAACTATCAGGAAGAAGTACGGAACGGATGTAGGAAGAAACGCCGTTCACGCTTCCGACTCTCCTGAATCTGCTGCTTACGAAATTCCGTTCTTCTTTAACCAGCTTGAAATACACGAATAA
- a CDS encoding class I SAM-dependent methyltransferase produces MIDVIKKTLDFYNRNALKLAEKYNRSTPYKLQQFILNSIPNKNCKILEIGFGSGRELKFLLKNGFNVWGVDGSKEFVKLAKSEFPEISEQIFQAYLPELKLPSKYVNFFDVVICIAVLMHIPKNFHQLTAKNIAKYLKTNGILILSYSLGTREEKERFFEKMEPKEVEKAFSEVGFKKIKELTTQDSQKREIEWITELYKLRDKP; encoded by the coding sequence GTGATTGATGTTATCAAGAAAACTTTAGACTTTTACAACAGAAACGCCCTAAAATTAGCTGAAAAGTATAACCGTTCAACTCCTTACAAACTTCAACAGTTCATACTGAATTCCATACCAAACAAAAACTGCAAGATTTTAGAAATAGGCTTCGGCTCTGGTAGGGAACTCAAATTTTTACTGAAAAATGGATTCAACGTCTGGGGAGTAGATGGCTCAAAAGAGTTTGTTAAATTGGCAAAGTCTGAATTTCCAGAAATTTCTGAACAGATTTTCCAAGCTTACCTTCCAGAGCTAAAGCTTCCCTCAAAATACGTAAACTTTTTTGACGTCGTAATTTGCATAGCCGTTTTAATGCATATCCCGAAAAATTTCCATCAGCTAACTGCTAAAAACATTGCAAAGTATCTAAAAACCAACGGAATTCTCATTTTAAGTTATTCTTTAGGCACAAGAGAAGAAAAGGAACGATTCTTTGAAAAAATGGAACCGAAAGAAGTTGAAAAAGCTTTTTCAGAAGTAGGCTTTAAAAAAATAAAGGAACTTACCACCCAGGATTCTCAAAAAAGAGAAATAGAGTGGATTACAGAGCTGTACAAGCTAAGAGACAAACCTTAA
- a CDS encoding endonuclease V — protein MKFDFSKAAKAQNILRSKLRLVPFKKGVNFIAGCDLTFLNPYKTPTTGIGAFVVLSFPDLEVVERVYAVMNVNIPYVPGFLAFREIPLLLRTFRKLKNKPDVVIVDGHGIAHPRRLGIAAHFGVVTGIPAIGCAKKPLYGEFEEPCNEKGCYSPIKAPDTGKVLGYVLRSRENVKPVYISPGNLVDSKSALDLMLKIVDRSKYRIPEPTRLAHNYLQEVRKSLV, from the coding sequence TTGAAGTTTGACTTCTCAAAAGCTGCAAAAGCGCAGAATATTTTAAGAAGTAAGTTAAGACTTGTTCCTTTTAAAAAAGGCGTAAACTTTATAGCAGGTTGCGATTTAACCTTTTTAAACCCTTATAAAACACCTACCACCGGAATCGGGGCTTTTGTAGTTCTATCCTTTCCTGACCTTGAAGTCGTTGAAAGAGTTTATGCCGTAATGAACGTTAATATTCCTTACGTTCCAGGTTTCTTGGCGTTTAGAGAGATACCATTGCTTTTGAGAACGTTCAGGAAGTTAAAGAATAAGCCTGACGTTGTTATCGTTGACGGACACGGCATAGCTCATCCGAGACGTTTAGGTATAGCAGCTCATTTTGGCGTTGTAACTGGCATTCCTGCAATAGGTTGTGCTAAAAAACCTTTGTACGGCGAGTTTGAAGAGCCGTGTAATGAAAAGGGGTGCTATTCTCCTATAAAAGCACCGGATACCGGTAAAGTTTTAGGATACGTTTTGAGAAGCAGAGAAAACGTTAAACCTGTTTACATTTCTCCTGGAAATTTGGTTGATTCAAAAAGCGCTTTGGATTTAATGCTAAAAATAGTAGACCGTTCAAAGTACAGAATTCCTGAACCAACAAGACTTGCCCACAACTACCTTCAGGAAGTAAGGAAATCTTTGGTTTAA
- a CDS encoding LptF/LptG family permease, with amino-acid sequence MVKVLDRYVFTETFKYFVLSLLTFLVLFVIIDFVSNVDTFSKVGLKEGLTYVFARVPLYASRIVPIAMLVSTMVTLSTFSSTSELIAVKSLGISIYRFSVPILVLSVMVSLFSLFLQEFAIPKSMKLAKDIECKLKVNSKVKIHATLSSVWFKDNDKFVYMESFNPYTKEAERISIFVLPKTFEPKKRIDALKGKNVKEKEWILEDCIVRDLKKMTFKKVKEKTLSLGVGVKEIKYSQPEPETMELLKLYVVAKQMAKLGYNVSNMLVDLYSRLSLSLLPIVVAVIGIPLGMYNPRNKRGYTVVIAALLIVSMWITISFFLSLGKSGVLPPFYAAFAPVLLFFSVGLILLARAET; translated from the coding sequence ATGGTAAAAGTTTTAGATAGGTATGTTTTTACTGAAACTTTTAAGTATTTCGTTCTTTCTTTGCTTACGTTTTTAGTGCTGTTTGTTATTATAGATTTTGTTAGCAACGTTGATACCTTTTCAAAGGTAGGTTTAAAAGAAGGACTTACTTACGTTTTTGCAAGAGTTCCTCTATATGCTTCTCGTATTGTTCCAATAGCTATGCTAGTTTCTACGATGGTAACTCTATCCACCTTTTCTTCTACCAGTGAATTGATAGCGGTTAAATCTTTAGGTATTAGTATATATCGTTTCTCTGTTCCTATATTAGTTTTGTCCGTTATGGTTTCTCTCTTTTCTCTTTTCCTTCAGGAATTTGCTATTCCTAAAAGTATGAAGTTAGCGAAGGATATAGAGTGTAAGTTAAAGGTGAATTCAAAAGTGAAAATCCACGCCACCCTTTCCTCCGTTTGGTTTAAAGATAACGATAAATTTGTCTATATGGAATCTTTTAACCCATATACAAAAGAAGCGGAGAGAATCTCTATTTTCGTTCTTCCCAAAACTTTTGAACCAAAAAAGCGCATTGATGCACTTAAAGGTAAAAACGTTAAAGAGAAGGAGTGGATTCTTGAAGACTGCATCGTTCGCGATTTAAAGAAGATGACTTTTAAAAAGGTGAAAGAGAAAACTCTTTCACTTGGAGTTGGAGTTAAAGAGATTAAGTATTCCCAGCCGGAACCGGAAACTATGGAGTTACTCAAGCTTTACGTAGTGGCAAAACAGATGGCAAAGTTAGGTTACAACGTTTCAAACATGTTGGTTGATTTGTACTCCCGCCTTTCCCTCTCTTTGCTTCCTATAGTCGTTGCTGTTATAGGTATTCCTTTAGGGATGTATAACCCGAGAAATAAAAGGGGATACACCGTTGTTATAGCTGCTCTCTTAATAGTTTCTATGTGGATTACCATTTCTTTCTTTTTAAGTTTGGGAAAGAGCGGCGTTTTACCGCCGTTTTACGCAGCGTTTGCTCCCGTTTTACTCTTTTTCTCCGTTGGACTTATCCTTCTGGCGAGGGCTGAGACTTGA
- a CDS encoding LptF/LptG family permease produces MKILHKYIYFELLKTFFLTLGLFVFVILMDRASSIAETVLGQGISLLDFLSVLIKGVPAFLGITIPMAFVLSVLITFIQMGSNNELIAMKSCGISLKKISVPVVWVGIFLSLASFYITMFVMPESNVAMKKQIEQLLKKKITMSISEKNFSSNFPGITFYTEKLYPQKGYLEDFMVSLQKKDKLITIFAKRGLLRTVKDSVFLDIQNGVAHFLDWKKPESLKVLNFKNYTVKLYTFSEKEQFQAVKYKTLIQLLKRNDLEAKVEFFKRLTVSLSPLIVGILAFAIAVLIPRGSMGVGVLISLVIIVVYYVLYTFAKKTALKLGIPLLPLIPDLLFGILAVYFYKQAINEKLKLDIGGRW; encoded by the coding sequence ATGAAAATACTCCATAAGTATATCTACTTTGAGCTGCTAAAAACTTTCTTTCTAACGTTAGGACTTTTCGTTTTCGTAATCTTAATGGATAGGGCTTCTTCTATTGCGGAAACGGTTTTAGGGCAGGGAATTTCGCTTTTAGATTTTTTGTCCGTTTTGATTAAAGGAGTGCCGGCGTTTTTGGGAATAACGATACCTATGGCTTTCGTTCTTTCTGTTTTGATTACCTTTATTCAGATGGGTAGCAATAATGAGCTGATTGCTATGAAGTCGTGTGGTATATCTCTTAAAAAGATTTCTGTGCCGGTGGTGTGGGTGGGGATTTTTCTTTCTTTGGCTTCCTTTTATATCACAATGTTTGTTATGCCTGAAAGCAACGTTGCTATGAAAAAACAGATAGAGCAGCTCTTGAAGAAGAAAATTACCATGAGCATTTCGGAAAAAAACTTCAGTTCTAACTTCCCCGGTATAACCTTTTATACAGAAAAACTTTATCCTCAGAAGGGATACCTTGAAGATTTTATGGTGAGCCTTCAAAAAAAGGATAAACTGATAACGATTTTTGCAAAAAGAGGACTATTGCGGACTGTAAAAGATTCTGTTTTCCTTGACATTCAAAACGGGGTTGCTCATTTCCTTGATTGGAAAAAACCTGAAAGTTTAAAAGTTTTAAATTTTAAAAACTATACTGTTAAACTCTATACTTTTTCTGAGAAGGAGCAGTTTCAAGCTGTAAAGTATAAAACGCTGATACAGCTTTTAAAAAGGAACGACTTGGAAGCGAAAGTTGAGTTTTTCAAAAGGTTGACCGTGTCCCTTTCTCCTCTAATTGTGGGTATTTTGGCTTTTGCCATTGCTGTTTTGATACCAAGGGGTTCTATGGGTGTTGGAGTTCTTATTAGTTTGGTAATAATAGTGGTTTACTATGTCTTATATACTTTTGCGAAGAAAACAGCTCTTAAGTTAGGAATTCCGCTACTTCCTCTTATTCCCGACCTGTTGTTCGGTATTTTGGCTGTTTATTTTTATAAGCAGGCTATTAATGAAAAGCTTAAGTTGGATATTGGTGGGAGATGGTAA
- the secF gene encoding protein translocase subunit SecF, with protein sequence MKRKFEFIKNRYFAYLLSFLLIVGSWCYGVFVKGPKFGIDFTGGVLIQVKINEKDVNTEKIRELFKGKVEGVTVQTIESSNEFLIKAPVKGDPNVIVEKITSIIKSTFDGKAEIRRIEMIGPTIGKELREKGIMALIYALIGIFLYVAWRFEPVFAAGAIIALIHDTLATIGVFMSAGREFSLPVIAALLTVIGYSINDTIVVYDRIRENMKVLLKSKPFDEIVNDSINQTLSRTIITSLTTFFVVLTLYLFGGGVINDFAFVLLVGIVVGTYSSIFVASSLVVDWYKYVKKMK encoded by the coding sequence ATGAAAAGGAAGTTTGAGTTTATAAAAAATAGATATTTTGCCTATCTGCTTTCGTTTCTGTTGATAGTGGGTTCTTGGTGCTACGGCGTTTTCGTTAAAGGTCCCAAGTTTGGGATTGATTTTACCGGCGGTGTTCTGATACAGGTTAAGATAAACGAGAAGGACGTTAATACGGAGAAAATTAGAGAGCTTTTCAAGGGAAAAGTGGAAGGTGTTACTGTTCAAACGATTGAGTCTTCCAACGAGTTCCTCATTAAAGCACCTGTTAAAGGAGACCCTAACGTTATAGTTGAGAAGATAACTTCCATAATAAAGTCTACCTTTGACGGAAAGGCGGAAATTAGAAGGATTGAAATGATAGGTCCTACTATCGGTAAGGAGCTGAGAGAGAAGGGAATAATGGCTTTAATTTATGCTCTTATAGGCATATTCCTTTACGTTGCATGGAGATTTGAACCGGTATTTGCTGCCGGCGCTATCATCGCGCTTATTCACGATACTCTTGCTACCATAGGTGTTTTCATGTCTGCAGGGAGAGAGTTTAGTCTTCCGGTGATTGCTGCGCTTTTAACGGTTATAGGTTACTCCATTAACGATACGATTGTTGTTTACGACAGAATCAGAGAAAACATGAAGGTTTTGCTAAAGAGTAAACCTTTTGATGAAATTGTTAACGATAGTATTAACCAAACTCTTTCAAGAACGATAATCACCTCTCTTACTACCTTCTTTGTTGTTCTTACTCTCTACCTTTTCGGCGGCGGAGTGATAAACGATTTTGCCTTTGTGCTTTTGGTGGGTATTGTTGTTGGAACGTATTCTTCCATCTTCGTTGCCAGTTCGTTAGTGGTTGATTGGTACAAATACGTTAAGAAAATGAAGTGA